Genomic DNA from Haloplanus aerogenes:
TCACCGGCGTGTGAGTTAAACGCACGCCCGAAAGTGAAAGTGAAACCGCAGGTGTCGGCGGGGCGAGCGACGGCTATTCCACGTCGACCAGCCGCATCAGCGGGTAGCCGTCCTCCATCGTCATCGCCGTGCGGACGACCACGTCCTCGTACTCGACCCGCATCTCCACCTCCATGAAGCGGCCCGTGAGTTCGACGTAGCCGTGGTCGTCGGTCGCCGCGGCCAGCGCTGCCTCGTCGATGTCGACGGTGACCGACTCGCAGAACGGCTGATTCTCGATGGCGTCGGCCATCGCGCGTTCGAGACTCGGGGCGCTGTCGGGCGAGACGGGCGTCCCCGCGAACTGGTGGTAGAGCGAGCCGAACTTGATGCCGGCTTCGAAGCAAGCCTGCTGTTCGTCGGTGGGCATACGACCCCGTCGCGACGGCGGGAGTAAGACCTGTCGCCGGCGCCCACCGCGGAATCGGTTGTTACTTGGGTTCGGTCGTCCCATTGACGCCCGAATGGACGACCCGGTGTTACTGACAGGCGCGGGTGGGCGCGTCGGGCAGGCCATCCTGAACGGGGTCGGCGACGCCCACGAGTGGCGACTACTCGACCGGGAACCGCTGTCGGACGACCGCCTCCCGGCCGGTGTCGACGAGGACGACGTCGTCGTCGCGGACGTGACCGACGACGAGGCGATAGCCGAGGCGATGCAGGGGGTCGGCGCCGTGATCCACCTCGCGGGCGACCCCCGGCCCGAGGCTCCGTGGAACTCGGTGCTGTCGAACAACATCGACGGCACGCAGACGGTGTTCGAGGCGGCGGTCGACGCGGGGGTCGAAAAGGTCGCCTTCGCCTCCTCGAACCACGCCGTCTCCGCCTACGAAACCGACGAGCGCACGCCCGAGATGTATCGCACCGACGACGACTACCGCCTCGACGGGACGGAACTCCCCCGCCCCGGCAACCTCTACGGCGTGAGCAAGGCCGCGGGCGAGACGCTCGGCCGCTACTACCACGACGCCGAGGGACTCTCCGTCGTCTGTGTCCGCATCGGCAACCTCACCGAGGGCCATCCACCGCGTAACTACGAACGCGGGCAGGCGATGTGGCTCTCCCACCGCGACTGTGCCCACCTCTTCGACCGCTGTATCCGCGCCGACTACGACTACGAAATCGTCTACGGCATCTCCGACAACGAGCGGAAGTACTACAGCATCGAGCGCGCGAAGGCGGTGCTGGGCTACGACCCGCAGGACGACTCGGCGGCGTACACGCTTTCGGGCGAACCGACCGAGGAGGCGTAGCGACGCGACTCTACGACCAACACCGCGCCACCGAGAGTCGCAGACGAAAACTACTCCCCGTCCAAACGTGAAGGGGACGATATGGATCGCCAGCAACTGATCGCCCTCGTCTTCGTGGGCCTCATGCTGTTCTCGTCGTTCGCCTACGCCCTCTCGTTCGTCTGAGCCACAGTCGGCGAGCGCCGACGGCAGCACGTGGTGCTCGGGGTGGACGAAACGTTGCGCTCGTCGGTGCGCTGTCGTTACCAAAATCGAAAATTGAAGGGGAGGGATTAAGGCCCCTCTCTGGATCAAAGGGAACTGAGAGTTATCATGCGACGAACGTGTCCGTTCTGTGGGGACCGAGTCGAAATTCTGCCCGAACATCTCGAAGACTGTCAAGAAGCCCCTCGCGACGACCCGCGAGTGCCCTGATCGTTACTCCTCGAACAACCCCGCTACGTCCGCGTACTCCCGCGCCCGCCGGTCGACGTGTTCCGTGAGACGCTGGTAGACGAGGGGCCGCTCCGCGTCGGCGGTCACGAACTCCAGCAGCGTGGTGGTAAAGAGCGTCCGCTCACCGCCCTCGATCTCTTCGCGGGCGAACTCGATGGCTCGTTCGACGGTCGCCACGTCGTAGCCGTACTCGTCGGCGAGAACCGTCGCGGCGACGGCCGCGGCCTCGAACCGCAGATCTTCGGGTGTGAGCGCCGCACCCTCGTAACGGAGCGCCGGCGGCCGGTGACGCTCGATCACTTCGGGATCGGCGGCGAGCGCCGTCAACGACCGCCGGACAGGATCGAGGTCGACGCCACGGTACGGCGAGGGGAGACCCGCGAGATAGTCGCCGGCGCTCTCGGCGAGGCCCGTCGCGCCGCTCCAGTTGCGGGTCCGAGCGTGGTAGACGGCGGCGGTGAACTGGATCAATCCGTGCAGGAATCGCTCGTCGTCGATGCCCGAATCGAGCGCGAGCCACGGCTCCTCCCATGCGTCGTGCGCGGCGTGATACTCGCCGGCGTTGTAGATGGCGATCCCCGCCCGGAGTGGCGCCTCCATAGATGGGGTAGACGCCCGAGGCTGAAAAACGGCGTCGTCGCAACGCACATACCTTGTCACACGGTATCATAAACCATGGTCGAGTCCGACGACACCGGCAAGTTGACCGAGCGCGAACGCGAGGCGCTCCACGAGGTGGAACTGGGCGT
This window encodes:
- a CDS encoding dihydroneopterin aldolase family protein; the encoded protein is MPTDEQQACFEAGIKFGSLYHQFAGTPVSPDSAPSLERAMADAIENQPFCESVTVDIDEAALAAATDDHGYVELTGRFMEVEMRVEYEDVVVRTAMTMEDGYPLMRLVDVE
- the azf gene encoding NAD-dependent glucose-6-phosphate dehydrogenase Azf, translated to MDDPVLLTGAGGRVGQAILNGVGDAHEWRLLDREPLSDDRLPAGVDEDDVVVADVTDDEAIAEAMQGVGAVIHLAGDPRPEAPWNSVLSNNIDGTQTVFEAAVDAGVEKVAFASSNHAVSAYETDERTPEMYRTDDDYRLDGTELPRPGNLYGVSKAAGETLGRYYHDAEGLSVVCVRIGNLTEGHPPRNYERGQAMWLSHRDCAHLFDRCIRADYDYEIVYGISDNERKYYSIERAKAVLGYDPQDDSAAYTLSGEPTEEA
- a CDS encoding DUF309 domain-containing protein, whose protein sequence is MEAPLRAGIAIYNAGEYHAAHDAWEEPWLALDSGIDDERFLHGLIQFTAAVYHARTRNWSGATGLAESAGDYLAGLPSPYRGVDLDPVRRSLTALAADPEVIERHRPPALRYEGAALTPEDLRFEAAAVAATVLADEYGYDVATVERAIEFAREEIEGGERTLFTTTLLEFVTADAERPLVYQRLTEHVDRRAREYADVAGLFEE